A DNA window from Salarias fasciatus chromosome 23 unlocalized genomic scaffold, fSalaFa1.1 super_scaffold_20, whole genome shotgun sequence contains the following coding sequences:
- the LOC115384050 gene encoding RNA-binding protein 12B-like has translation MFQLVLLFLALSGLEAAPVVAPKGLRGSSRRLPDGSAAGAFVPDGFRQGTEPSRRLIVDLNTGLVREHLSEMDRRAVPADVPVKRIGGGWLRVEERSVYGLPEGFRQGTERSPQIPEGFRQGTERSPQIPEGFRQGTERSPQIPEGFRQGTERSPQIPEGFRQGTERSPQIPEGFRQGTERSPQIPEGFRQGTERSPQIPEGFRQGTERSPQIPEGFRQGTERSPQIPEGFRQGTERSPQIPEGFRQGTERSPQIPEGFRQGTERSPQIPEGFRQGTERSPQIPEGFRQGTERSPQIPEGFRQGTERSPQIPEGFRQGTERSPQIPEGFRQGTEHIRSIPDGFRQGTEPRMPPSGVRRLMAGPFRSLREGFRQGTEPSSIKTAGCMGEIISGKCYEFQPTPLTFRDAQARCRASAPNAELASVSSGDLHARLVSLVTRGGQNHPVLTWLGAAVQRQRASWADGSAWRYSDWMPGHPNIHTDKPVCVEMFRTDESWWTAADCDLKRASICAYPLPA, from the exons GCCTGGAAGCCGCCCCCGTCGTCGCCCCCAAAGGTTTACGGGGGTCAAGCCGCCGGCTCCCCGATGGCTCTGCCGCCGGGGCGTTCGTCCCCGACGGCTTCAGGCAAGGCACCGAGCCCTCCAGGAGGCTCATCGTTGACCTGAATACCGGTCTGGTGCGAGAACACCTCAGCGAGATGGACCGGCGAGCGG TTCCCGCTGATGTTCCAGTGAAGAGGATCGGTGGTGGTTGGCTCCGTGTGGAGGAACGTTCAGTTTATGGTCTCCCAGAGGGCTTCAGACAGGGAACCGAACGTTCCCCTCAGATCCCAGAGGGCTTCAGACAGGGAACCGAACGTTCCCCTCAGATCCCAGAGGGCTTCAGACAGGGAACCGAACGTTCCCCTCAGATCCCAGAGGGTTTCAGACAGGGAACCGAACGTTCCCCTCAGATCCCAGAGGGCTTCAGACAGGGAACCGAACGTTCCCCTCAGATCCCAGAGGGCTTCAGACAGGGAACCGAACGTTCCCCTCAGATCCCAGAGGGCTTCAGACAGGGAACCGAACGTTCCCCTCAGATCCCAGAGGGTTTCAG ACAGGGAACCGAACGTTCCCCTCAGATCCCAGAGGGCTTCAGACAGGGAACCGAACGTTCCCCTCAGATCCCAGAAGGCTTCAGACAGGGAACCGAACGTTCCCCTCAGATCCCAGAGGGCTTCAGACAGGGAACCGAACGTTCCCCTCAGATCCCAGAGGGCTTCAGACAGGGAACCGAACGTTCCCCTCAGATCCCAGAGGGCTTCAGACAGGGAACCGAACGTTCCCCTCAGATCCCAGAAGGCTTCAGACAGGGAACCGAACGTTCCCCTCAGATCCCAGAGGGCTTCAGACAGGGAACCGAACGTTCCCCTCAGATCCCAGAGGGCTTCAGACAGGGAACCGAACGTTCCCCTCAGATCCCAGAGGGTTTCAGGCAGGGAACTGAGCACATCAGGTCGATTCCTGATGGCTTCAGACAGGGAACCGAACCCAGGATGCCTCCTTCAGGTGTTCGTAGGTTAATGGCCGGACCTTTCAGGTCTCTTCGAGAGGGTTTCAGACAGGGAACCGAACCGTCCAGTATCAAAACAGCAGGATGTATGGGGGAGATCATCAGTGGAAAGTGCTACGAGTTCCAGCCCACACCTCTGACCTTCCGGGACGCACAG GCCCGGTGCAGAGCTTCGGCCCCAAACGCTGAACTCGCATCCGTCAGCAGTGGAGATCTTCATGCCCGCCTCGTTTCCCTGGTGACCAGGGGAGGCCAGAACCACCCTGTGCTGACTTGGCTCGGCGCCGCGGTTCAG AGGCAGCGGGCGTCCTGGGCGGACGGCTCGGCGTGGCGCTACAGCGACTGGATGCCCGGTCACCCCAACATCCACACCGACAAGCCCGTCTGCGTGGAGATGTTCAGGACAG ACGAGAGCTGGTGGACCGCCGCCGACTGCGACCTGAAGAGGGCGTCCATCTGCGCGTACCCTCTGCCGGCGTGA